In Agrobacterium sp. RAC06, a single window of DNA contains:
- the rpsJ gene encoding 30S ribosomal protein S10 — protein MNGQNIRIRLKAFDHRVLDASTREIVQTAKRTGASVRGPVPLPTRIEKFTVNRSPHVDKKSREQFEMRTHKRLLDIVDPTPQTVDALMKLDLAAGVDVEIKL, from the coding sequence ATGAACGGCCAGAATATCCGCATCCGCCTGAAGGCGTTTGATCACCGGGTTCTCGATGCCTCCACGCGCGAGATCGTGCAGACGGCAAAGCGCACCGGTGCAAGCGTTCGCGGCCCGGTACCGCTCCCGACACGCATTGAAAAATTTACCGTCAACCGTTCGCCGCACGTCGACAAGAAGAGCCGCGAACAGTTCGAAATGCGCACGCATAAGCGCCTGCTCGACATCGTAGACCCGACCCCGCAGACCGTGGACGCGCTGATGAAGCTCGACCTGGCTGCCGGCGTTGACGTCGAGATCAAGCTCTAA
- the rpsH gene encoding 30S ribosomal protein S8: MTMTDPLGDMLTRIRNGAARRKSSVTTPASKLRARVLDVLQAEGYIRGYSQVDYDNGKSEITIELKYYEGSSVIREIGRVSKPGRRVYVSVKSIPQVANGLGITILSTPKGVMADHQAREQNVGGEVLCSVF; encoded by the coding sequence ATGACGATGACTGATCCGTTGGGCGATATGCTCACCCGTATCCGGAATGGTGCCGCTCGCCGCAAGAGCTCTGTCACCACCCCGGCCTCCAAGCTCCGTGCCCGCGTTCTCGACGTTCTGCAGGCCGAAGGCTACATCCGTGGCTACAGCCAGGTCGATTACGACAATGGCAAGTCCGAGATCACGATCGAACTGAAGTACTACGAAGGTTCTTCGGTCATTCGCGAAATCGGCCGCGTATCCAAGCCGGGCCGCCGAGTTTATGTCTCGGTTAAGTCCATCCCGCAGGTCGCGAACGGCCTCGGCATCACCATCCTTTCGACTCCGAAGGGTGTGATGGCCGATCACCAGGCTCGCGAACAGAACGTTGGTGGTGAGGTACTCTGCTCCGTCTTCTAA
- the rplV gene encoding 50S ribosomal protein L22: MGKAKTERRLKDNEAQAVARTIRVSPQKLNLVAALIRGKKVERALAELEFSRKRIAATVRKTLESAIANAENNHDLDVDQLVVAEAYVGKSITMKRFHARGRGRASRIEKPFSHLTIVVREVEAKGEAA, translated from the coding sequence ATGGGCAAGGCTAAAACCGAACGCCGGCTCAAGGACAACGAAGCGCAGGCAGTCGCCCGCACGATCCGCGTCAGCCCCCAGAAGCTCAACCTGGTTGCCGCGCTCATCCGCGGCAAGAAGGTCGAGCGCGCTCTCGCTGAGCTGGAATTCTCCCGCAAGCGTATCGCCGCGACCGTTCGCAAGACTCTCGAGTCTGCGATCGCCAACGCCGAGAACAACCATGACCTCGACGTCGACCAGCTGGTCGTCGCCGAAGCCTATGTTGGCAAGTCGATCACCATGAAGCGTTTCCACGCTCGTGGCCGCGGCCGCGCATCGCGCATCGAAAAGCCGTTCTCGCACCTCACCATCGTGGTGCGTGAAGTCGAAGCCAAAGGGGAGGCCGCATAA
- the rplD gene encoding 50S ribosomal protein L4, producing the protein MELNVKTLEGKDAGKLSLSDEIFGLEPREDLIARMIRYQLAKKRAGTHKTKGRSEVSRTGSKMYKQKGTGRARHHSARAPQFRGGGKAHGPVVRSHAHDLPKKVRALALRHALSAKMKSEDVIIVDNLVAAEAKTKLLVGSFASLGLTNALVIGGAEIDSNFKLAASNIPNIDVLPVQGINVYDILRRGKLVLSKAAVEALEERFK; encoded by the coding sequence ATGGAATTGAACGTCAAGACCCTCGAGGGCAAGGACGCCGGCAAGCTTTCTCTGTCGGACGAAATCTTCGGCCTTGAGCCCCGCGAAGACCTGATCGCTCGCATGATCCGCTACCAGCTCGCCAAGAAGCGCGCCGGTACGCACAAGACCAAGGGCCGTTCGGAAGTTTCCCGCACTGGCTCCAAGATGTACAAGCAGAAGGGCACCGGTCGTGCTCGTCACCATTCGGCCCGCGCTCCGCAGTTCCGCGGCGGTGGTAAGGCTCATGGCCCGGTTGTTCGCAGCCACGCTCATGATCTGCCGAAGAAGGTTCGTGCGCTCGCTCTGCGCCACGCTCTCTCTGCCAAGATGAAGTCGGAAGACGTGATCATCGTCGACAACCTGGTTGCGGCTGAAGCCAAGACCAAGCTGCTCGTCGGTAGCTTCGCCTCGCTCGGCCTCACCAACGCTCTCGTCATCGGCGGCGCCGAAATCGACAGCAACTTCAAGCTCGCCGCTTCGAACATCCCGAACATCGATGTTCTGCCGGTTCAGGGCATCAACGTTTATGACATCCTGCGCCGTGGCAAGCTCGTGCTTTCCAAGGCTGCGGTGGAAGCTCTGGAGGAGCGGTTCAAATGA
- the rplP gene encoding 50S ribosomal protein L16, translating into MLQPKRTKYRKQFKGRIKGVAKGGFDLAFGEFGLKALEPNRVNAREIEAARRAITRYMKRAGRVWIRVFPDVPVTAKPTEVRMGKGKGSVEYWACKVKPGRIMFEIDGVSEEIAREALRLGSAKLSVTTRFVQRIAE; encoded by the coding sequence ATGTTGCAGCCAAAGCGTACAAAGTACCGCAAGCAGTTCAAGGGCCGCATCAAGGGCGTCGCCAAGGGCGGTTTTGATCTGGCATTCGGTGAATTCGGCCTGAAGGCTCTGGAACCGAACCGCGTGAACGCTCGCGAAATTGAAGCAGCCCGTCGTGCGATCACCCGCTACATGAAGCGTGCTGGTCGCGTGTGGATCCGCGTATTCCCTGACGTTCCGGTCACGGCCAAGCCGACCGAAGTTCGTATGGGTAAGGGTAAGGGTTCGGTCGAATACTGGGCATGCAAGGTCAAGCCCGGCCGTATCATGTTCGAGATCGACGGCGTATCGGAAGAGATCGCGCGCGAGGCTCTCCGCCTCGGTTCCGCCAAGCTCTCTGTCACGACGCGCTTCGTACAGCGCATTGCAGAGTGA
- the rplB gene encoding 50S ribosomal protein L2 produces MALKSYNPTTPSQRQLVIVDRSGLWKGKPVKALTEGLSKSGGRNNYGRITARFIGGGHKRTYRLVDFKRRKFDVEGTVERLEYDPNRSAFIALVTYTDGEQAYILAPQRIAAGDKVIASEKAVDVKPGNTMPLQYIPVGSIVHNVEMKPGKGGQIARSAGTYVQLVGRDAGMAILRLNSGEQRLVPGSCLATIGAVSNPDHGNTNDGKAGRTRWRGKTPHNRGVVMNPVDHPHGGGEGRTSGGRHPVSPWGKPTKGKRTRSNKSTDKFIMRSRHLKKK; encoded by the coding sequence ATGGCATTGAAAAGCTACAATCCGACGACCCCCAGCCAGCGTCAGCTGGTCATCGTCGACCGCTCTGGCCTCTGGAAGGGCAAGCCGGTCAAGGCGCTGACGGAAGGTCTCTCGAAGAGCGGTGGCCGTAACAACTACGGTCGCATCACCGCTCGCTTCATCGGTGGTGGTCATAAGCGCACCTATCGTCTGGTTGACTTCAAGCGTCGCAAGTTCGACGTCGAAGGCACCGTCGAGCGCCTGGAATACGACCCGAACCGTTCGGCCTTTATCGCTCTCGTCACCTACACCGACGGCGAGCAGGCCTACATCCTTGCTCCGCAGCGCATCGCTGCCGGCGACAAGGTCATCGCATCGGAAAAGGCTGTCGACGTAAAGCCCGGCAACACCATGCCGCTGCAGTACATCCCGGTCGGTTCGATCGTCCACAACGTCGAGATGAAGCCTGGCAAGGGCGGTCAGATTGCACGTTCGGCTGGCACCTACGTCCAGCTGGTCGGCCGCGATGCCGGCATGGCAATCCTGCGCCTGAACTCGGGTGAGCAGCGTCTGGTTCCGGGCTCCTGCCTGGCAACCATCGGCGCCGTTTCCAACCCGGACCACGGCAACACCAACGACGGCAAGGCCGGTCGTACCCGTTGGCGCGGCAAGACCCCGCACAACCGCGGTGTCGTCATGAACCCAGTCGACCACCCGCACGGTGGTGGTGAAGGCCGCACATCCGGTGGTCGTCACCCGGTTTCCCCGTGGGGTAAGCCGACCAAGGGCAAGCGGACTCGCTCGAACAAGTCGACTGACAAGTTCATCATGCGTTCGCGCCACCTGAAGAAGAAGTAA
- the rplX gene encoding 50S ribosomal protein L24, which translates to MNKIRKGDKVVVLAGKDKGRSGEVLQVMPKEDRAVVRGINVVKRHQRQTQTAEAGIISKEASIHLSNIAIVDKDGKPTRVGFQVVDGKKVRVAKRSGEVIDG; encoded by the coding sequence ATGAACAAGATTCGTAAGGGCGACAAGGTCGTCGTACTCGCTGGCAAGGACAAGGGCCGTTCGGGCGAAGTCCTCCAGGTCATGCCGAAGGAAGACCGTGCGGTCGTCCGTGGCATCAATGTTGTCAAGCGCCACCAGCGCCAGACGCAGACCGCGGAAGCCGGCATCATCAGCAAGGAAGCTTCGATCCATCTGTCGAACATCGCGATCGTCGACAAGGACGGCAAGCCGACCCGCGTCGGTTTCCAGGTCGTCGACGGCAAGAAGGTTCGTGTGGCCAAGCGTTCGGGAGAAGTGATCGATGGCTGA
- the rplO gene encoding 50S ribosomal protein L15 has protein sequence MKLNEIKDNEGASKERIRVGRGIGSGKGKTGGRGVKGQKARSGVAINGFEGGQMPIYRRLPKRGFNNIFASEYVTVSLGRIQTAIDAGKLDAKATVDAASLKAAGVIRRTKDGVRVLSDGELKAKVTIEVAGASKAAVEKIEKAGGSIKLLEAAKEAAE, from the coding sequence ATGAAACTGAATGAAATCAAAGACAACGAAGGCGCTTCCAAGGAACGTATCCGCGTAGGTCGCGGTATCGGTTCTGGCAAGGGCAAGACCGGTGGTCGCGGCGTCAAGGGTCAGAAGGCTCGTTCTGGCGTTGCCATCAACGGCTTCGAAGGCGGTCAGATGCCTATCTACCGTCGTCTGCCGAAGCGCGGCTTCAACAACATCTTCGCATCGGAATACGTCACCGTTTCGCTCGGCCGTATTCAGACCGCGATCGATGCTGGCAAGCTCGACGCCAAGGCAACGGTTGATGCCGCTTCGCTCAAGGCAGCCGGCGTGATCCGTCGCACCAAGGACGGCGTGCGCGTGCTCTCCGATGGCGAACTGAAGGCCAAGGTCACGATCGAAGTCGCCGGCGCCTCCAAGGCAGCCGTCGAGAAGATCGAAAAGGCCGGCGGTTCCATCAAGCTGCTCGAAGCAGCCAAGGAAGCCGCTGAATAA
- the rpsC gene encoding 30S ribosomal protein S3 produces MGQKINPIGFRLGINRTWDSRWFADNAEYGKLLHEDLKIRKYLMDELKQAGIAKVVIERPHKKCRVTIHSARPGLIIGKKGADIEKLRKKISSMTNSETHLNIVEVRKPEVDATLVAQSITQQLERRIAFRRAMKRAVQSAMRLGAEGIKITCAGRLGGAEIARTEWYREGRVPLHTLRADIDYGTAEAETAYGICGVKVWIFKGEILEHDPMASERRAMEGDAQGPASRERGDRGDRRRENA; encoded by the coding sequence ATGGGTCAGAAAATCAATCCGATTGGCTTCCGCCTCGGGATCAATCGCACCTGGGATAGCCGTTGGTTCGCCGACAACGCCGAATACGGCAAGCTGCTCCACGAAGACCTGAAGATCCGCAAGTATCTGATGGACGAGCTGAAGCAGGCCGGCATCGCCAAGGTTGTCATCGAGCGTCCGCACAAGAAGTGCCGCGTCACGATCCACTCGGCTCGCCCGGGTCTGATCATCGGCAAGAAGGGTGCAGACATCGAGAAGCTTCGCAAGAAGATCTCCTCGATGACCAACTCGGAAACCCACCTCAACATCGTTGAAGTGCGCAAGCCGGAAGTCGACGCAACGCTCGTTGCTCAGTCGATCACCCAGCAGCTCGAGCGTCGTATTGCATTCCGTCGCGCCATGAAGCGCGCCGTTCAGTCGGCCATGCGTCTCGGTGCCGAAGGCATCAAGATCACCTGCGCCGGCCGTCTCGGTGGTGCCGAAATCGCTCGTACCGAATGGTACCGCGAAGGTCGCGTTCCGCTCCACACCCTGCGTGCAGACATCGATTACGGTACGGCTGAAGCCGAAACCGCATACGGCATCTGCGGCGTGAAGGTCTGGATCTTCAAGGGCGAAATCCTCGAGCACGATCCGATGGCATCGGAACGCCGTGCGATGGAGGGCGATGCCCAGGGTCCCGCAAGCCGCGAACGCGGTGATCGTGGCGACCGTCGCCGCGAGAACGCTTGA
- the rplR gene encoding 50S ribosomal protein L18 — protein sequence MASRKEALVRRANRVRRQIKAVANGRPRLSVHRSSKNIYAQIIDDVAGKTLAAASTLDGGLKAELKTGADIAAAAAVGKLVAERAVKAGVNEVVFDRGAFIYHGRIKALAEAAREGGLTF from the coding sequence ATGGCAAGCAGAAAAGAAGCACTTGTTCGCCGTGCGAACCGCGTACGGCGTCAGATCAAGGCGGTGGCAAATGGCCGTCCGCGTCTGTCGGTACATCGCTCTTCGAAGAACATCTACGCTCAGATCATCGACGACGTCGCTGGCAAGACCCTTGCGGCTGCCTCGACCCTCGATGGTGGCCTGAAGGCCGAGCTCAAGACCGGAGCCGACATCGCAGCAGCTGCTGCCGTTGGCAAGCTGGTTGCCGAGCGCGCCGTCAAGGCTGGCGTGAACGAAGTTGTCTTCGACCGTGGCGCCTTCATCTATCACGGCCGCATCAAGGCTCTCGCCGAAGCGGCGCGTGAAGGTGGTCTGACCTTCTAA
- the rplF gene encoding 50S ribosomal protein L6: protein MSRIGKKPVPVPAGVTASVEGQKVSVKGPKGELFFVANDEISVKLEDNAVVVQPNNDSKDARSKWGMSRTMIENILKGVKDGYERKLEINGVGYRASLQGKNLQLALGFSHDVVYEPPVGISIAVPKPTEIIVSGINKQQVGQVAAEIREYRGPEPYKGKGVKYAEERIVRKEGKKK from the coding sequence ATGTCTCGTATCGGTAAGAAGCCCGTTCCGGTTCCGGCTGGTGTGACCGCCTCTGTCGAAGGCCAGAAGGTCTCCGTCAAGGGCCCGAAGGGTGAACTTTTCTTCGTCGCAAACGACGAAATCTCCGTGAAGCTCGAAGACAACGCTGTTGTCGTTCAGCCGAACAACGACTCCAAGGATGCTCGTTCGAAGTGGGGCATGTCCCGCACGATGATCGAAAACATCCTGAAGGGTGTTAAGGACGGTTACGAGCGCAAGCTCGAAATCAACGGCGTTGGTTACCGTGCGTCGCTTCAGGGCAAGAACCTGCAGCTGGCACTCGGCTTCAGCCATGATGTCGTCTATGAGCCGCCGGTTGGCATCTCGATTGCTGTTCCGAAGCCGACCGAAATCATCGTGTCCGGCATCAACAAGCAGCAGGTCGGCCAGGTTGCCGCCGAGATCCGCGAATATCGCGGTCCGGAGCCCTACAAGGGCAAGGGCGTCAAGTATGCCGAAGAGCGGATCGTCCGCAAAGAAGGCAAGAAGAAGTAA
- the rpmD gene encoding 50S ribosomal protein L30 — protein sequence MAKATKKTEAKTITVEQIGSPIRRPAVQRATLVGLGLNKMHRVRTLEDTPSVRGMIRAVQHLVRVVDEK from the coding sequence ATGGCCAAGGCTACGAAGAAGACTGAAGCAAAGACGATCACGGTCGAGCAGATCGGTTCGCCTATTCGCCGTCCGGCTGTCCAGCGCGCAACGCTGGTTGGTCTGGGCCTCAACAAGATGCACCGGGTCCGCACCCTGGAAGATACACCTTCCGTTCGTGGCATGATCCGTGCTGTCCAGCATCTCGTTCGCGTCGTCGACGAGAAGTGA
- the rplE gene encoding 50S ribosomal protein L5: protein MAESKYEPRLKVEYVNRIRKAMQEQFSFANEMQIPKLDKIVINMGVGEATADSKKPTVAAADLAAIAGQKPVITKARNSIAGFKVREHMPIGAKVTLRGARMYEFLDRLVNIALPRVRDFRGLNPKSFDGRGNFAMGIKEHIVFPEINYDKVDQMWGMDIIVCTTATNDDEARALLKEFNFPFRQ from the coding sequence ATGGCTGAGTCCAAGTACGAGCCGCGGCTCAAGGTTGAATACGTAAACCGCATCCGCAAGGCGATGCAGGAGCAGTTCTCCTTCGCCAACGAGATGCAGATCCCGAAGCTGGACAAGATCGTCATCAACATGGGCGTGGGTGAGGCAACTGCCGACTCCAAGAAGCCCACCGTTGCTGCTGCTGACCTTGCTGCGATCGCCGGCCAGAAGCCGGTCATCACCAAGGCCCGCAACTCGATCGCTGGCTTCAAGGTTCGCGAGCACATGCCGATCGGCGCAAAGGTCACCCTGCGCGGCGCCCGCATGTATGAGTTCCTGGACCGCCTGGTCAACATCGCGCTTCCGCGCGTTCGCGACTTCCGCGGCCTGAACCCGAAGTCCTTTGACGGCCGTGGCAACTTCGCCATGGGCATCAAGGAGCACATTGTGTTCCCGGAGATCAACTACGATAAGGTTGATCAGATGTGGGGCATGGACATCATCGTTTGCACGACGGCGACCAACGACGACGAAGCTCGGGCTCTTCTGAAAGAGTTCAACTTCCCGTTCCGTCAGTAA
- the rpmC gene encoding 50S ribosomal protein L29, translated as MKAVDVRAMSADQLNDELAKLKKEQFNLRFQKATGQLEKSSRIQEVRRDIARVKTIARQKAAEAKA; from the coding sequence ATGAAAGCCGTAGACGTACGCGCCATGAGCGCTGACCAGCTGAACGACGAGCTTGCAAAGCTGAAGAAGGAGCAGTTCAACCTGCGCTTCCAGAAGGCCACCGGCCAGCTCGAGAAGTCTTCCCGTATTCAGGAAGTCCGTCGTGACATCGCACGCGTGAAAACCATTGCCCGCCAGAAGGCGGCAGAAGCCAAGGCCTAA
- the rpsS gene encoding 30S ribosomal protein S19, giving the protein MARSVWKGPFVDGYLLKKAEKVRETGRSEVIKMWSRRSTILPQFVGLTFGVYNGSKHVPVSVNEDMVGHKFGEFAPTRTYYGHGADKKAKRK; this is encoded by the coding sequence ATGGCTCGTTCAGTATGGAAAGGCCCGTTCGTCGACGGCTATCTTCTCAAGAAGGCTGAGAAGGTTCGCGAGACCGGCCGCAGTGAAGTGATCAAGATGTGGAGCCGTCGCTCTACCATCCTGCCGCAGTTCGTAGGTCTCACCTTCGGCGTTTACAACGGCTCGAAGCATGTGCCCGTCTCGGTCAACGAAGACATGGTCGGACACAAGTTTGGTGAATTCGCTCCCACCCGGACCTATTACGGTCACGGTGCGGACAAGAAGGCGAAGAGGAAGTAA
- the rplC gene encoding 50S ribosomal protein L3, with protein MRSGVIAQKVGMTRVYNDAGEHIPVTVLRLDNVQVVAQRTADKNGYVALQLGAGTSKVKNTSKGLRGHFAAASVEPKAKLVEFRVSEDNLIDVGAQLTASHFEAGQLVDVTGTTIGKGFAGAMKRHNFGGLRATHGVSVSHRSHGSTGSNQDPGKVWKGKRMAGHMGQTRVTTQNLEVVSTDEDRGLILVKGAVPGSKGSWIIVRDAVKSAK; from the coding sequence ATGCGTTCAGGTGTGATTGCACAGAAAGTGGGAATGACCCGCGTCTATAACGACGCCGGCGAACATATCCCGGTAACAGTTCTGCGTCTGGATAACGTACAGGTCGTGGCTCAGCGCACGGCCGACAAGAACGGCTATGTCGCGCTTCAGCTCGGTGCCGGTACGTCGAAGGTCAAGAACACGTCGAAGGGCCTTCGTGGTCACTTCGCAGCTGCGAGCGTTGAGCCCAAGGCCAAGCTCGTTGAATTCCGCGTTTCCGAAGACAACCTCATCGATGTCGGCGCACAGCTGACCGCGAGCCATTTTGAAGCCGGCCAGCTGGTCGACGTCACGGGCACGACGATCGGTAAGGGTTTCGCCGGTGCCATGAAGCGTCACAACTTCGGTGGTCTTCGTGCGACCCACGGTGTTTCCGTTTCGCACCGCTCGCATGGTTCGACCGGTTCGAACCAGGATCCGGGCAAGGTCTGGAAGGGCAAGCGCATGGCTGGTCACATGGGCCAGACGCGCGTCACCACCCAGAACCTCGAAGTCGTTTCGACCGATGAAGATCGTGGTCTTATCCTTGTGAAGGGCGCCGTTCCCGGCTCCAAGGGTTCCTGGATCATCGTCCGCGACGCCGTGAAGTCGGCGAAGTAA
- the rpsE gene encoding 30S ribosomal protein S5, producing MAQEKRGSRDDRQNREERDSEFVDKLVAINRVAKVVKGGRRFGFAALVVVGDQKGRVGFGHGKAREVPEAIRKATEAAKRDLIFVPLRDGRTLHHDVNGRHGAGKVLLRSAKAGTGIIAGGPMRAVFETLGMSDVVAKSTGSSNPYNMVRATFDALKHQVHPKDVAAQRGLKYATLQARRAASGNAAEE from the coding sequence ATGGCACAAGAAAAGCGTGGTTCGCGGGATGACCGTCAGAACCGTGAAGAGCGCGATAGCGAGTTTGTCGACAAGCTGGTCGCCATCAACCGCGTCGCCAAGGTCGTCAAGGGCGGCCGTCGTTTCGGCTTCGCAGCCCTCGTCGTCGTCGGCGACCAGAAGGGCCGTGTAGGCTTCGGTCATGGCAAGGCACGTGAAGTGCCGGAAGCCATCCGCAAGGCGACCGAAGCTGCAAAGCGCGACTTGATCTTCGTTCCCCTGCGTGACGGCCGTACGCTGCATCACGACGTCAATGGCCGCCACGGCGCCGGCAAGGTTCTGCTGCGCTCCGCCAAGGCCGGTACCGGTATCATCGCCGGTGGTCCGATGCGCGCCGTGTTCGAAACGCTCGGCATGTCCGACGTTGTCGCCAAGTCGACCGGTTCGTCGAACCCGTACAACATGGTTCGCGCTACCTTCGACGCCCTGAAGCACCAGGTGCATCCGAAGGACGTCGCTGCTCAGCGTGGTCTGAAGTATGCTACCCTCCAGGCTCGCCGCGCTGCTTCTGGCAACGCAGCTGAAGAATAA
- the rpsN gene encoding 30S ribosomal protein S14: MAKTSAVEKNKRRRKIVANQAAKRAGLKAIIMNQSLSIEERFKATLKLAELPRDGSKTRIRNRCEVTGRPRAFYRKLGMSRIALRELGNTGKVPGVVKSSW; this comes from the coding sequence ATGGCGAAGACAAGCGCAGTTGAAAAGAACAAGCGCCGCCGCAAGATCGTCGCAAACCAGGCCGCAAAGCGCGCCGGGCTCAAGGCGATCATCATGAACCAGTCTCTTTCGATTGAAGAGCGGTTCAAGGCCACCCTGAAGCTGGCAGAACTGCCGCGCGATGGCTCCAAGACCCGTATTCGCAACCGTTGCGAAGTCACTGGTCGTCCGCGTGCATTCTACCGCAAGCTTGGAATGTCGCGTATCGCGCTTCGTGAGCTTGGCAACACCGGCAAGGTGCCGGGCGTTGTGAAGTCGAGCTGGTAA
- a CDS encoding 50S ribosomal protein L23 has protein sequence MTDLRHYDVIVSPSITEKSTMVSEFNQVVFNVAKGASKPEIKAAVEALFGVKVTAVNTLVRKGKTKRFRGFAGKQKDVKKAVVTLAEGQSIDVSTGV, from the coding sequence ATGACGGATCTTCGCCACTATGATGTGATCGTATCTCCGTCGATCACGGAAAAGTCGACCATGGTGTCTGAGTTCAACCAGGTCGTCTTCAACGTCGCCAAGGGTGCAAGCAAGCCGGAAATCAAGGCTGCTGTCGAAGCCCTCTTCGGCGTCAAGGTCACCGCCGTCAATACGCTCGTCCGCAAGGGCAAGACCAAGCGTTTCCGCGGCTTCGCCGGCAAGCAGAAGGACGTCAAGAAAGCCGTCGTGACGCTCGCCGAAGGTCAGTCCATCGACGTGTCGACGGGCGTCTGA
- the rpsQ gene encoding 30S ribosomal protein S17, producing the protein MPKRILQGVVVSDKNDKTIVVRVERRFAHPLLQKTVRRSKKYKAHDENNQFKTGDVVSIQECAPISKDKCWTVITAQA; encoded by the coding sequence ATGCCGAAACGCATTCTGCAGGGCGTAGTTGTCAGCGATAAGAACGACAAGACCATCGTTGTTCGCGTTGAGCGTCGATTCGCCCATCCTCTGCTTCAGAAGACCGTTCGCCGGTCCAAGAAGTACAAGGCACATGACGAAAACAATCAGTTCAAGACCGGTGACGTCGTTTCCATCCAGGAATGCGCTCCGATCTCCAAGGACAAGTGCTGGACGGTTATCACCGCCCAGGCTTAA
- the rplN gene encoding 50S ribosomal protein L14 yields the protein MIQMQTNLDVADNSGARRVMCIKVLGGSKRKYASIGDIIVVSIKEAIPRGRVKKGDVMKAVVVRTAKDIRRADGSVIRFDNNAAVLIDNKKEPIGTRIFGPVPRELRAKNHMKIISLAPEVL from the coding sequence ATGATTCAGATGCAGACTAACCTCGACGTGGCGGATAATTCCGGCGCACGTCGTGTCATGTGCATCAAGGTGCTGGGCGGCTCCAAGCGCAAGTACGCTTCCATCGGCGACATTATTGTCGTTTCGATCAAGGAAGCCATTCCGCGCGGCCGCGTGAAGAAGGGTGACGTGATGAAGGCGGTTGTCGTGCGCACCGCCAAGGACATCCGTCGCGCCGACGGCAGCGTCATCAGATTCGATAACAACGCAGCTGTTCTTATCGACAACAAGAAAGAGCCCATCGGCACCCGTATCTTCGGACCGGTTCCGCGCGAACTTCGCGCCAAGAACCACATGAAGATCATCTCGCTGGCTCCGGAAGTACTGTAA